Within the Prevotella scopos JCM 17725 genome, the region AACAGTTTGTTGGCGTGAAGGGATTCAAGGCAAAGGGTAAACGATTGACAACTTGGGCAGTTGACAAGATTGAAGAACTGGAGCCAACACGCTTCCCTGAAGAGGAGAAAGCAGATGACGAGAACAATGAAGATGACGCACAGGAGGAGAGCTCTACAGCTGCAGAAAAGGAAGAGAATCTCGACCCAGATGCAGGGAAATCTCAACAACAGGTCATCGATGAGATTACCGGACAGCTAAACCTCTTTGACAATGAATAAGCAACAGAATAAATAACAAATTGAAAAAGGGAACGTACACTGCATACGTTCCCACATTCAAACAACTATTTATCAATAACATAGCTACATATCGAATAAACGATTACACAGATATCTATTTGACCTACGTTTTTTACTAACAATTTTAATCAAGCCTATGAACCTAAAGAAATACATATCTAGCTGTATTTTCTTTTCAGCTATAACACTTTTCGCTACGTCAACGCCTTCTTTTGCACAAGATACGTTACGCAGTAGTAAGGTGATTACGAACACACAGATGCTTGGTATTGGTGCTGCAAACATCCTTGATACCTACCTCTCACCTGAGGAATACACGGGAACAGAACTTCGTTACATCTCTCATTCTGAACGTGAGAATGGCAGCAGACTATCAAGAGAACTCATACACCAAGCGCAGCTACTGTCAGTACATAATAGAAAAGAAAATAACAATGAGTTGGGTGGATTCTATAACTTCCAATACAATTGGCAGTATGCGCTTCAAAAATGGAATATTGGTGAAGGAGAATTACTCCTAAAAGCTGGTGGAGGATTTGATACTCGACTTGGTTTCCTTTACAACACTCGCAACTCAAACAATCCTGCACAGGCTTACGCACAAGTGAATATTGCACCGAATGCCATTGCAGCCTATCGTTTCCACCTACGAAAGATTCCTTTCCTGCTGCGATATGAAGTGCAAGTACCAATTCTCGGACTAACATTCTCTCCCAATTACGGACAGAGTTATTACGAGATATTTACTCGTGACAACTATGATCATAATCTTGTTGTCACAACTCCTACATCTGCCCCATCGCTCCGTCAGCTGCTTACTTTCGATTTTACGATTCGTCATACGACATTCCGCATTGGTTACCTTGGCGACTATCAGCAGGCAAAGATTAACCAACTGCGCCAGCATGTGTGGAGTAATCTCTTTGTTTTCGGTATTGTTCGTAAATTCTCAATCAATAAGTTCATCCCATGAGAAAGCTATATCATTCCGTCCTATACTTACTGATTCCTGCACTGACCCTACTCGGTATTATAACAAGCTGTGTCACCAACGACCAGCAATCAGATAGTCCTCAAGGCAACTTTGAAGCTTTGTGGAAGATTATAGACGAGCATTACTGCTTCTTCGCTCAGAAAGGAATTGACTGGCAGGAGATACATAACCGCTATGCAAAACAGTTTGACAACTCTATGACTGCCAAGCAACAGTTCGAAGTAATGACTAATATGCTCTCTGAACTAAAGGATGGACACGTCAATTTGTACACCTCTTTCAACGTAGGACGCTATTGGTCATGGCATGAGAACTATCCTCAGAACTACTCAGATACGCTTCAACGTCTTTATCTTAAGACTGATTACCTCATTGCAAGTGGCTTAGACTATACTGTCCTTGATGATAACATCGGTTATGTACGCTGTGAAACCTTCCAGAATGCTATTGGAGCAGGCAATCTTGACGATATATTCCTTCATCTTCAACCTTGTAACGGACTGATTATCGACGTGCGCAACAATGGAGGTGGTAATCTCACCAATGCCGAAGCATTTGCTGCACGCTTCACAAACAAGGAACTACTCGTTGGCTACATACAGCATAAAACAGGAAAAGGTCATAACGACTTCTCTGCGTTACAACCAGAATATCTCAAGCCTGGAAAGGGTATCCGTTGGCAAAAGCCAGTCATCGTACTGACCAATCGCAGCGTCTTCTCGGCAGCAAATGAGTTTGTTAAATATATGAAGTGCTGCCCAAATGTTATTGTAGTAGGCGACCGTACAGGTGGTGGAGCTGGTATGCCCTTCTCTTCCGAGCTACCCAATGGATGGGCTGTGCGCTTCTCTGCTTGCCCAATGTACGACCGTGACAAACAAATGACGGAGTTCGGTATTGACCCAGACTATAAAGTTTCCCTCACTCCCGACGACTTCGCACGAGGCAAAGATACTATTATTGAGTTTGCAAGGAAGATGATAAAGACCTTTCCCAAGCCCCAATCCATCTAAAAGGAAGGACTGGGAGGTTCTGAAGAAACTCTAAGTTTTATATTTTACCTTGTTTAATCTCGTCAAATAACAGTTTGTTACCAACCTTGATAACCTTTACTTTATTGGTACATTTTATGCCCATATCCAAGAAAGTATACTGATACCAGTTGTTACCAAGGCTCACAACACGCAGAACCTTATGTGCATTAGACGGTCCATCTTGGGCACCAGAGCGGAACAACCAGCCTGCATAAGCATTTGGAAGTGGATCATATTCATAATCATACGCAGCCTTCAACACCTTCAGTAACTTCTTTGTACAGTGCCTCTTCAGGTATGCAGTATTATCAAAGCCTTTTGTGTTATACATAGACGTAATAAGTGAGATAGCTGCACGCTCATCTTTACTCAAAGCATTCTTGGTAGGAGTAGCCTTAACAGAGACTGTATTCTGCCTCATAATTACGCCAGTTTCACCAGCACCATTGTAAACCACAGAAGCTGACGCATACAAAACTCCCAGGCATAAAACAGTTAATAATGCCTTTTTCATTATCAATCGTTAGTTAGTTAAAGAAATAATATTGTTAAAATCATAGTCGGTTATTCGTAAAAACAGCCCTTTCATTCTCATAAGGTATCGTGATAACATTAGAACTCAAGGAGATATTTTATTTAGCAACCAAACCTTCTTCGCAAAGATATATATTTAATTTCACTCATAAACAAATAGTATAAGATTATTTACTAACAAAAATCATATAGGCAGAAAAGGTGTATAAAAGAAAAGAAATCCCCAAACATTTGGCTATGTCCAAAACATTGCGTATCTTTGCAGTCGTTATGCGCCTGTGGCGGAATTGGTAGACGCGCTAGACTTAGGATCTAGTAACTTACGTTGTGCAGGTTCGAGTCCTGTTAGGCGCACTAAAACAAGAGGGTGTGTCAAAATGGACACATCCTCTTTTTACCCCCCCCCTTTACCTTGTCTACCATATAAATCATTATTTACTATAGCTATGCTGCTAATTTCATATAAAATGATTTATTGGTCTTTAAATAGCCTATATAAACTTGTATAGAGCATCTGAAGGTGACTAAAAGTACCTCCATAATGGCTTTTAGTTCCTTGAGATTAGTTTTTCTGCACATTTTTCCTATGTTAAAGGCAATGGCAAAGAATGCAAAGTCCATGTTGACCTTGTCTTTCCCAAAATGCCTAAACCTCTTGTAGGCTTTATTATATTTTGTTTGTCCAAAAACAGCTTCAGGTTCTATGCACCTTCGTCCTCGATGCTTGATGCCTTCTTCCGAGGTCAGTAGTTCCCGTGCCTTTTGTTTATAGTGCTGTAGTTGGTGGTTTACTTCTATAATTCTGTTCCCTCTTGCCTTAAAACATGAGCCTCTCAACGGACAACCATCACAGTGTTCTGCCTGATAACGTACGCTGTAAGTAACGAATCCATTAGAGGTTAGGGAACGCTTCATACCTATACGCCTCATGTGCTGTCCCATAGGGCAGACGTAGAAATCCTGTTCCTTATTATAATAAAGGCTTGCGGGACTGAATGGGTTAGGTGTGTAGCGTGGACGCTGCTCTTTATGGAAGTAGTTATACTTCACATAGGCTTCCATATTATGTACGTCCATGAACAGATAATTCTCCTCGGAGCCATACCCTGAATCGGCTACGACTGTCTTGGCATAACGATGATAGCGTGATTTGAAAGACTCCAAGAAAGAAGGTAGTGTGAGTGTATCGGTACGATTGGCATAGAGTGCAAAGTCGGTGATAAACTGGTTCTCCGTTGCTATCTGCAGATTATATCCAGGCTTAGTCTGTCCGTTCCGCATAGCGTCCTCCTTCATGTGCATAAACGTGGCATCAGGGTCGGTCTTGCTGTAGGAGTTTCTCTCTCCCATAATCTCAAGGTGTTGGTCATACTCCTGGAGTTTATTACGTTTCTTCTCAAGTTCTTTAAGCTGTTTTTTCTTGGTTCTAACAGCCTGCTTCTCTTCTTTTGTCTTAGGTTTAGGGATTGATTCCAAAGACTTGTTCAATTCCTCGGATATCTCATCAAGCAGAGCTGCAGTGAACTCAATACCTTCTTTCTTAGCGGCATTATCCTGCGCAATGACATCGTCAACCTGAAGCAAGAGTGTGCGTATTTGTTCCTGCAACTTGGTGCGGTTCTTTTCCACGGTTCTCTTCCAAACGAAGGTATACTTGTTAGCTTTCGATTCTATTTTTGTGCCGTCAATATATTCAACGTCAAGACTTATCAAACCTTTGGCTGCAAGTACTAATACGACTTGTGTGAATATATTGTTGATTTCCTTTTTCACACGATTACGAAAACGATTGATGGTAATAAAATCAGGCTGCTCATATCCTGCCAGATAGATGAAATGAATGTCACGCTTGAGAAGTGACTCTATACGACGGCAGGAATAGATATTATTCATATAGGCGTAAAGAATCACCTTAAGCATCATTTGTGGATGATAAGGCTTGCGACCACTGGGCTTATAAAGTTTGTAGACATTATCCAACATAAGATTATCCACCAAGGCGTCTAAAAGACGAACAGGGGCATCTTCTGCGATATCCTTATCGATTCTTTGAGGAAAAAGAATCATTTTCTTGTGTATGTAAGAACGAAAGTGTATCTTTGTCATAATGAGATTTTTTTAATGCCTAAAGGTACAAAAACTTTAGGAAATAGCAAAGCCCTGGCTTGAGAAAGTCGGGGCTTTGTGCATAAAAAAGAGGATGTGTACATTTTGACACACCCTCTTTCTTTTTATAAGTCTTAATTCTATTGAGGAGGAATGGATATAAACAAAAATCGGTTCATTAGAAAATTACCAAGAACTTTTTCTAACGAACCGATTTATTTTATACAGATAAGTCCCTAAAACTATCTATCAAACTCAACCAAACAGCTGATGACTGACATAGACTTTTAGGACCTACCTTATATATTTAGAACTTGTAAGCTACACCTACACCAAGTAGCAACTGGTTGTAGTTGCTAATAATCTGATACTTCAACTCAGCGTTTACGCTCAAGTCCTTAGTAAGTTCATACTCTGCACCACCACCGAGGTTAATAGCAAGACGACCGTCTGAACCCTCAATTACAGCAACATTTGGAATTTCATACTTGTATGACCAGTTTGTATAGCCAAGACCAGCAACTGGATATACCTTAAACTTGTCTGCTACGTCGAAGAGATAGTGAACATTTGCATTGATATCCCACATTGAGATACCCTGATTCTTGAAGAAGTAGTCAAAAGAAGCCTCACCTCTAATCTGATCTGTGAAGTAGTACTGACCCTTAACACCAAGACCGATGTTGTTTGTCTTTGAACCAAATAAGAGCTGTGCACCGAGTGCCTTATCGCCTGCCTGTGCTGAAGCAGAAAGACTCATAACTGCTGCACATACTAAAAGTAAAAGTTTTTTCATTTCTAATTATTGTTATGTTAAAAAATAAGTTTATTTAGATTGAGAACATCTTACAAAAAGAATGGTTATAAAAACCTATCAGCTTATTATGTTTGATTAAAGAATAACGAAAAACCAAAATCTGTCCTTAATATAAAAGGATTTTTAGAGTATTATCCCTAATAGTTTTAAATTTCTTATTATATCTGCGATAAACAATTCCTAACCTCATACACGTTCTATTTCAATCCGTATGAATAGAGGATGCGTTGTATTACTGAGTGCAAATATACATAAAATATTTTTAATACCAAAGAAATTAGCACAAATTTTACGAAAATAAGACCAACAAAGAACTGTCATTAAATATTCTAAAGACTAAATGATAATCACCATCTTTCAGTTTGCTTATTATCTATATAAACGAAAGGTCACCATCAAACAGTACTGCGAGATTATGACTAATTCTTTTATTTCACGAGAAAATAAAAACGATTGACTTTATACGGTTAGATAAGAGAAATATTATAAAATGTAAGTTAACCCCAACACATTTTATGGAAGGGAATTAATCTTCGTCTTCATCATCATACTCAGGCTCTGCCCACTCCACACGTGCACCATAAGCAAGGGTCTGATTTTTCTTTCCTGTACGAGCATTTCGTGTACTGGTAGGAACGAAACGACACTTTACATTCTTTACATGTTTCTTAATATCGAAGTCATCAGGATTGTCAACTGGCTCACTCTCTACCGTCAGATGGAATCGACCTAAACCCTCAAGTGCTACCGTTTCGCCCTGACGAAGCCGGTAAGAGATTTCGTCTATCAAAGCAATGACAAGTCCTCGCACATCACCACGTGAGAACGACGTATTCTCCTGAATGGAATCTGCAAGGTCATCGGTTGTTGCAACTCCAGTACTAACAGTACGAGCATACCATTTACCAGCCCCTTTTTTATCCTTAAACTTGCTTTGTTCCAATCTTATTTCTACTGACATAATCTTCTACTTTATCGTTCCTAATTATATAAAACGATGCAAATATAATCAAAATAAACAATTCATGCAAAACAAAATAAACTATTTTACGAAAACAAACTACTCCATCTACTAACAAAGCAAACAATCATATTATAAGTAGAAATTGATTCTTCCGTTAAATGTATGGATGTTTTTTGTAGTTCCCTTAATAGAAAAAACAGAACTACTCTTTAAAGAAATCATAGCTAAGGCTATCAAACTACCTATTTTATTATCACCTTCTGACATAGAAAATCCTTTTATTTTAACACATTAATTATATAGGCAAGAGTTTGAAAAATTATTACATAATTTCAAACAAGACATCTATAAATAAGGATAAAAACACGTACAAAGAACAGGCCTGCAACCAACAGGAAATCAATTAGTTATAGAGTAACGTAAGAAAAGGTGCCTAATTGGACTTCAAAAGGGCGTTAGTGAGACCTCAAAAGGGCACCACCTATTGCAAGTCAATTAAGCGTCTTTCAGAAGCCAAAAGAGCATGTCTTGGTTTTGAGTCACACGAAAATAGTTGACAATATCAGATTAATATGGAAATAAGTTGTTTATAGAAAACAGTTAGACATCATATCTATTAGCATTTATCTTGTAGCTTGCTCCTTTTGAAAGCCCATCTACTTTGCGATAGCAATACCATACAAGTGTATAAGTCTTTATTCTATTTCCAATCTATACATCTAATGGAAGAAGTTAAAAAGGAGATAAACAGCCTACTCATTCATAAGAAAATCTACCTATTTATAAGGTACATTACCGAGACAACAAGCCATCACCATCAAACTATTTCCATCAAAATAATTCGTAAGAGATAAGTGAACTGAAGAAGAAAGGCTCATAACAGCAAGCTAAAACGAGATTTTCAACTAAATTATTTGCCATTTGTTTGCGAGAATAAAAAACTTTCCTTACCTTTGCACTCGCCTTACAAGAGTAAGGGGCGTTTAGCTCAGCTGGTTTAGAGCATCTGCCTTACAAGCAGAGGGTCGGCGGTTCGAATCCGTCAACGCCCACTAGGGGTGTATCCCTGTAATCTCATCGGGATTGCGGGGATTTTTAAAGGGCGTTTAGCTCAGCTGGTTTAGAGCATCTGCCTTACAAGCAGAGGGTCGGCGGTTCGAATCCGTCAACGCCCACCTTTAAAACTTAAAGATGATGACTTTGCAACATTGTTGTGAAGTCTTTTTTGTTTTATTGAGTCTTATCTGCATCCTTTTTTGATTTTATTATTATTATTATTTGCGCTATTACTGATTTTATTCTTAAATTTGCACCATA harbors:
- a CDS encoding DUF3316 domain-containing protein gives rise to the protein MNLKKYISSCIFFSAITLFATSTPSFAQDTLRSSKVITNTQMLGIGAANILDTYLSPEEYTGTELRYISHSERENGSRLSRELIHQAQLLSVHNRKENNNELGGFYNFQYNWQYALQKWNIGEGELLLKAGGGFDTRLGFLYNTRNSNNPAQAYAQVNIAPNAIAAYRFHLRKIPFLLRYEVQVPILGLTFSPNYGQSYYEIFTRDNYDHNLVVTTPTSAPSLRQLLTFDFTIRHTTFRIGYLGDYQQAKINQLRQHVWSNLFVFGIVRKFSINKFIP
- a CDS encoding S41 family peptidase, translating into MRKLYHSVLYLLIPALTLLGIITSCVTNDQQSDSPQGNFEALWKIIDEHYCFFAQKGIDWQEIHNRYAKQFDNSMTAKQQFEVMTNMLSELKDGHVNLYTSFNVGRYWSWHENYPQNYSDTLQRLYLKTDYLIASGLDYTVLDDNIGYVRCETFQNAIGAGNLDDIFLHLQPCNGLIIDVRNNGGGNLTNAEAFAARFTNKELLVGYIQHKTGKGHNDFSALQPEYLKPGKGIRWQKPVIVLTNRSVFSAANEFVKYMKCCPNVIVVGDRTGGGAGMPFSSELPNGWAVRFSACPMYDRDKQMTEFGIDPDYKVSLTPDDFARGKDTIIEFARKMIKTFPKPQSI
- a CDS encoding IS1182 family transposase — its product is MTKIHFRSYIHKKMILFPQRIDKDIAEDAPVRLLDALVDNLMLDNVYKLYKPSGRKPYHPQMMLKVILYAYMNNIYSCRRIESLLKRDIHFIYLAGYEQPDFITINRFRNRVKKEINNIFTQVVLVLAAKGLISLDVEYIDGTKIESKANKYTFVWKRTVEKNRTKLQEQIRTLLLQVDDVIAQDNAAKKEGIEFTAALLDEISEELNKSLESIPKPKTKEEKQAVRTKKKQLKELEKKRNKLQEYDQHLEIMGERNSYSKTDPDATFMHMKEDAMRNGQTKPGYNLQIATENQFITDFALYANRTDTLTLPSFLESFKSRYHRYAKTVVADSGYGSEENYLFMDVHNMEAYVKYNYFHKEQRPRYTPNPFSPASLYYNKEQDFYVCPMGQHMRRIGMKRSLTSNGFVTYSVRYQAEHCDGCPLRGSCFKARGNRIIEVNHQLQHYKQKARELLTSEEGIKHRGRRCIEPEAVFGQTKYNKAYKRFRHFGKDKVNMDFAFFAIAFNIGKMCRKTNLKELKAIMEVLLVTFRCSIQVYIGYLKTNKSFYMKLAA
- a CDS encoding outer membrane protein — its product is MKKLLLLVCAAVMSLSASAQAGDKALGAQLLFGSKTNNIGLGVKGQYYFTDQIRGEASFDYFFKNQGISMWDINANVHYLFDVADKFKVYPVAGLGYTNWSYKYEIPNVAVIEGSDGRLAINLGGGAEYELTKDLSVNAELKYQIISNYNQLLLGVGVAYKF
- a CDS encoding HU family DNA-binding protein; this encodes MSVEIRLEQSKFKDKKGAGKWYARTVSTGVATTDDLADSIQENTSFSRGDVRGLVIALIDEISYRLRQGETVALEGLGRFHLTVESEPVDNPDDFDIKKHVKNVKCRFVPTSTRNARTGKKNQTLAYGARVEWAEPEYDDEDED